A stretch of Coleofasciculaceae cyanobacterium DNA encodes these proteins:
- a CDS encoding DUF1830 domain-containing protein, whose product MSQILDPLPNNENNSILCCYVNATSRIQIARITNIANWYFERVVFPGQRLVFEANSSAILEIHCGMMASAILSDTIPCTKLKLHKNGEEQSLPKKQKVTNIEQARNTAVTNSLNSSEVSSSINLAV is encoded by the coding sequence ATGTCTCAAATCTTAGATCCTCTACCAAATAATGAAAACAACAGCATTCTTTGTTGCTACGTAAACGCTACAAGCAGAATTCAAATAGCTCGGATCACTAACATTGCTAACTGGTATTTTGAGCGAGTCGTGTTTCCAGGTCAAAGATTAGTATTTGAAGCAAATTCCAGCGCCATTTTGGAGATCCATTGTGGGATGATGGCCAGTGCTATATTGTCTGATACAATCCCCTGCACTAAGCTCAAATTGCACAAAAATGGAGAGGAGCAGTCTCTGCCAAAGAAGCAAAAGGTGACAAATATTGAGCAGGCAAGAAATACAGCCGTAACTAATTCGTTAAACAGCTCTGAGGTTTCATCCTCAATCAATCTGGCGGTTTGA
- a CDS encoding DUF4079 domain-containing protein — MDLPSFLWLWKIAAWAMGGAIAFYLMLLVSGALMFYSRVTKVGRPPWLRNAHYIGGIIIVFLVLLLLAIGVVGTVGYYGSLGHSTHLWAGLFVVGLICLSAWSANQIDVRNTWARSLHISVNAVLFVGLAYVSWTGWEVVQKYL, encoded by the coding sequence TTGGACTTACCATCTTTTCTTTGGCTCTGGAAGATTGCTGCTTGGGCAATGGGCGGTGCGATCGCCTTTTATCTGATGCTTCTCGTTTCAGGAGCTTTAATGTTTTATAGTCGTGTTACTAAAGTTGGTCGTCCGCCTTGGCTGCGAAATGCACATTACATCGGCGGAATAATTATTGTCTTTCTAGTTTTATTGTTGCTGGCGATCGGCGTAGTTGGAACAGTTGGATATTACGGCAGCTTAGGACATTCTACGCATTTGTGGGCTGGTTTGTTCGTGGTGGGTCTAATTTGTCTTTCCGCTTGGAGTGCTAACCAGATTGATGTCCGTAATACTTGGGCGCGATCGCTCCACATTTCAGTCAACGCCGTGCTGTTTGTCGGTTTAGCCTATGTATCTTGGACAGGTTGGGAAGTGGTGCAAAAATATTTATAA
- a CDS encoding outer membrane beta-barrel protein has product MNIKTVVLATILATGLPVAVQAQDVNDYENYQVACDSGAECNDFQVNYEQSDGDKVAQTRRTRPRRTRSSSLDSKYYAGGTLGVFFPSEIDDFQVGVEGPGNVTNLETVDPGSGFGGSVYGGYQFSELIGADIEAFVFGGGAEPFDSSYTSYGFFVNPRFTYTIDPNNDRSIYVFASPGIGLAGINFGDDLSDALDDSDSGTGLALQVKAGAGYPVSDNIDIIAQARYFNAFSAIETTQFGQGGTVSETEDKNFNAFSIEAGANFKF; this is encoded by the coding sequence ATGAATATTAAAACTGTTGTTCTAGCAACTATTTTGGCTACTGGTCTTCCCGTAGCAGTTCAGGCGCAAGATGTAAATGACTACGAAAACTATCAGGTTGCCTGTGACTCTGGTGCAGAATGTAACGATTTTCAGGTTAATTACGAACAATCCGATGGCGATAAAGTTGCTCAAACAAGAAGAACTAGACCTCGCCGCACTCGTAGTAGTAGCCTTGATAGTAAATACTATGCAGGTGGAACTCTTGGAGTATTTTTTCCCAGTGAAATCGATGATTTTCAGGTAGGAGTAGAAGGACCAGGTAATGTAACTAATCTAGAGACAGTCGATCCTGGTAGTGGATTTGGTGGTAGCGTCTACGGTGGTTATCAGTTTAGCGAGCTAATTGGTGCCGATATAGAAGCGTTCGTTTTTGGCGGTGGTGCCGAACCTTTTGATTCATCCTATACCTCCTATGGCTTTTTCGTTAATCCCAGATTTACTTATACTATTGACCCAAATAACGATAGAAGCATATATGTATTTGCTAGTCCTGGTATTGGTCTAGCTGGAATTAATTTTGGCGACGATCTTTCTGATGCTTTAGACGATAGCGACTCAGGAACTGGATTGGCTCTGCAAGTCAAGGCTGGTGCTGGTTATCCTGTTTCAGATAACATCGACATTATTGCTCAAGCAAGATACTTCAATGCTTTTAGTGCGATCGAAACAACCCAATTTGGTCAAGGTGGCACTGTTTCTGAGACTGAAGACAAAAACTTTAATGCTTTCTCAATAGAAGCTGGAGCCAACTTCAAATTCTAG
- a CDS encoding GNAT family N-acetyltransferase, which produces MHSRFEIRQAIAKDVPQIFSLIQALAEYEKLSHQVTGTVENLHEDLFGSRIYAEAIITEIESKMVAFALFLPNYSTFLTKPGIYLEDLFVLPEYRRRGIGKAMLAYLGKLALDRGAGRLEWSVLDWNESAIAFYQSMGAKVLPDWRICRVTDDALQKLSEKSRY; this is translated from the coding sequence ATGCACTCAAGATTTGAAATTCGCCAAGCGATCGCCAAAGATGTACCGCAGATATTTAGTCTAATCCAGGCATTAGCAGAATACGAAAAATTGAGCCATCAGGTTACAGGTACAGTCGAAAACTTACACGAAGATCTATTTGGTAGTCGAATTTATGCTGAAGCGATTATTACAGAAATAGAGAGCAAGATGGTTGCTTTTGCCTTATTTTTGCCTAACTACTCAACATTTCTGACTAAACCTGGTATTTATTTAGAAGATTTATTTGTGTTACCAGAATATCGCCGTCGAGGCATTGGTAAAGCAATGTTGGCTTATTTGGGCAAGTTAGCTCTGGATCGAGGTGCAGGACGATTGGAGTGGAGCGTTTTAGATTGGAACGAAAGCGCGATCGCTTTTTATCAAAGCATGGGGGCAAAGGTCTTGCCTGACTGGCGTATTTGTCGCGTCACTGACGATGCTTTGCAGAAGTTAAGCGAAAAATCGAGGTATTAA
- a CDS encoding ABC transporter ATP-binding protein — MFNSSANKFWFKQIKEKPSYIFIFFILSLSSTTFNIIGTILLIPVLAILFKDYEQITTSNYPIYIKYFFTLFAYGQTQRQFVSIIFTMCLLFIFKIIANYINTIIGFNYTKYLIYKMKTQGLSLLCRVDLDYYHKNNAADILLKLNREIEKAALAIKSIQNILVISFIFFLVCLVLISISWQLTLINLILLLLTFYFNKLLVFIKNKNSMPEKFSSSRQIVELLTGIRSIKTAANEYAEYSAITKSIKEKDRTQLHAQLISTIIKPITEIAVIIMVLFLIIVSYYLQPQQIQEFALFLVYLVILLGVLPVVSQFNQARLQLINTRSSVATVANFLTEANKPILSSGNIAFSKLQTGIELQQVTFAYPQQAQIVLDKINLRIPLGKTIAVVGSTGAGKSTLADLLIRFYDPIEGKILLDGIELKKYDLVNLRRAIAVVSRNTFLFSNSLAYNIAYGVKNATQAEIIDAAKKARIYQFISQLPQGLATQVGEGGVVLCDEQKQRISLARAFLRNPEILILDEPINILDHNSNLPDSIQSVIESLCCDRRAWAAPNRTILIMTNQLKLAQQADQIVVLNKGRIIEIGTHAELLKQSNVYQRLYSMQFKTSQQSRQQKLAQKIAQKLAQHTNSNMSSEVRTNLNALLDCLELINEGLFENQQEQNKLLDQTYQSAENMLVSLREYERKISREFEQDNS; from the coding sequence ATGTTTAATAGTTCCGCTAATAAATTTTGGTTTAAACAAATTAAAGAAAAGCCTAGCTATATATTTATTTTTTTTATTTTAAGCTTGAGCAGCACTACTTTTAATATAATAGGAACTATTTTATTAATTCCAGTTTTAGCTATCTTATTTAAAGATTATGAGCAGATAACTACATCTAATTACCCAATCTATATTAAATACTTTTTTACTTTGTTTGCTTATGGTCAAACGCAACGTCAGTTTGTGAGCATAATTTTTACCATGTGTTTGCTCTTTATTTTTAAAATAATAGCCAACTATATTAATACAATAATTGGCTTTAACTACACCAAGTATTTGATTTATAAAATGAAAACACAAGGTTTAAGTTTACTATGTAGAGTAGATTTAGATTATTATCATAAAAACAATGCAGCAGATATTTTATTAAAGCTAAATCGAGAAATAGAAAAAGCTGCCTTGGCTATTAAAAGTATTCAAAATATATTAGTAATTTCCTTCATATTTTTTTTGGTATGTCTAGTTTTAATTTCAATTTCATGGCAATTGACTTTAATAAATTTAATATTACTACTATTAACTTTTTATTTTAATAAATTGCTTGTTTTTATTAAAAACAAGAATTCGATGCCTGAAAAATTTTCATCATCTCGTCAGATAGTTGAGTTGTTAACTGGAATTCGCTCAATCAAAACAGCCGCCAATGAATACGCCGAATATAGTGCTATAACCAAATCAATTAAAGAGAAAGATCGAACACAGTTACACGCTCAATTAATCTCCACAATTATTAAACCAATTACTGAGATTGCAGTAATAATAATGGTCTTATTTTTGATTATTGTTAGCTATTATTTACAGCCTCAGCAAATACAAGAATTTGCTCTCTTTCTAGTTTATTTAGTTATTTTATTGGGGGTACTACCTGTTGTCAGCCAGTTTAATCAGGCGAGACTGCAATTGATTAATACTCGCTCTAGTGTGGCAACAGTAGCTAATTTTTTAACTGAAGCTAATAAACCTATTTTAAGCTCTGGCAACATTGCTTTCTCCAAATTGCAAACAGGTATTGAATTGCAACAGGTTACTTTTGCCTATCCACAACAGGCTCAGATAGTTCTAGATAAAATTAATCTGCGAATTCCACTAGGAAAAACTATTGCTGTGGTTGGCTCTACTGGAGCGGGAAAATCTACTTTGGCTGACTTGCTAATTAGGTTTTACGATCCGATTGAAGGCAAAATCTTACTTGATGGTATAGAGCTAAAAAAATACGATCTGGTTAACTTGAGAAGAGCGATCGCCGTAGTCAGCCGCAATACTTTTTTGTTTAGTAATTCTCTAGCATACAACATAGCTTATGGCGTAAAGAACGCTACTCAAGCAGAGATTATTGATGCTGCTAAAAAAGCCAGAATCTATCAATTTATTAGTCAGCTTCCTCAAGGATTAGCTACACAAGTTGGTGAAGGGGGAGTGGTACTTTGTGATGAGCAAAAGCAAAGAATTAGTCTGGCTAGAGCTTTTTTACGTAACCCTGAAATTCTGATATTAGATGAGCCAATTAATATTCTCGATCACAATTCCAATTTGCCAGACTCCATTCAAAGTGTAATTGAATCATTGTGTTGCGATCGCAGAGCGTGGGCTGCGCCCAATCGCACTATTTTAATTATGACTAACCAATTAAAACTAGCTCAACAAGCCGACCAAATTGTTGTCTTAAACAAAGGTAGGATTATTGAAATAGGCACTCATGCAGAACTACTAAAACAGAGTAATGTTTATCAACGACTATATTCGATGCAGTTTAAAACTAGCCAGCAATCTCGTCAACAAAAACTTGCTCAAAAAATCGCCCAAAAATTAGCTCAGCATACCAACAGCAATATGTCCTCAGAAGTTCGTACTAATCTAAATGCCCTATTGGATTGCTTAGAGCTAATCAACGAAGGTTTATTTGAAAATCAACAAGAACAAAACAAACTTCTCGATCAAACATATCAATCGGCTGAAAATATGCTGGTTAGTCTGAGAGAATATGAACGCAAAATTTCTCGCGAGTTTGAGCAAGACAATTCATAA
- the gloB gene encoding hydroxyacylglutathione hydrolase, whose translation MEIKRIPVLSNNYIFVLSDPERKIAAVVDPAVAQPVIDYLAKIDAQLIAIFNTHHHSDHVGGNRQLVKYFPDLCVYGGVEDRGRIPHQQFFLNEGDTVQFAARIGQVFFVPGHTRAHIAYYFPPTTPEETGELFCGDTVFAGGCGRLFEGTPAQMVNSIDKLRQLPDDTRVWCAHEYTLNNLKFALTVDRENVNLQDRYQEVQKIRSRGLATVPSLLGIEKQTNPFLRWDTPALQATAKLNDPARVFGRIREMKDRF comes from the coding sequence ATGGAAATTAAACGTATTCCTGTTCTATCAAACAACTATATTTTTGTTTTATCCGATCCTGAACGAAAGATTGCCGCAGTAGTCGATCCAGCAGTAGCACAACCTGTAATTGACTATTTAGCCAAAATTGATGCCCAATTAATTGCTATTTTCAATACTCATCACCATTCTGACCATGTTGGCGGAAACAGACAGTTGGTTAAATATTTTCCCGATCTTTGTGTTTACGGTGGCGTAGAAGATCGAGGAAGAATTCCCCATCAACAGTTCTTCCTAAACGAAGGCGATACGGTACAATTTGCTGCCAGAATAGGTCAAGTATTTTTTGTTCCAGGACATACCCGCGCTCATATTGCCTACTATTTTCCGCCGACAACACCCGAAGAGACAGGAGAATTATTTTGTGGCGATACAGTCTTTGCTGGAGGGTGTGGCAGACTATTTGAAGGGACTCCAGCTCAAATGGTCAATTCTATCGACAAACTGCGTCAGCTTCCTGACGACACTCGCGTCTGGTGCGCTCACGAATATACTCTAAATAATCTCAAGTTTGCTCTTACCGTAGACCGTGAAAATGTCAACCTACAGGATAGGTATCAAGAAGTACAGAAGATTCGGAGTCGAGGACTTGCTACTGTTCCTTCATTGTTGGGTATAGAAAAGCAAACTAATCCTTTTTTGCGTTGGGATACTCCTGCTTTACAAGCTACCGCCAAACTTAATGATCCAGCCAGAGTGTTTGGTCGTATTCGTGAGATGAAAGATCGATTTTGA
- a CDS encoding DUF3386 domain-containing protein: MTDQTARDRFRAAYENRYTWDSDFPGYTTKLELKQADELYTAEIKVNSDLSVEVNGIEDEKVSESVYNHMRDVITHRKRNTFENAHGKSTFTLGEEDASGAVEILVKGDSMGSNYKIRGTEISQVSRVMGPMAFVINTNESLDTGEGYISTGYNAIFRDSKTNDLKAKREFNESYEKLGKYYVPQHQVIESIDPNQDTITTEFIFSESKLLEPAAVA; this comes from the coding sequence ATGACAGATCAGACTGCACGCGATCGCTTTCGCGCAGCTTACGAAAATCGTTACACTTGGGATAGCGACTTTCCTGGCTACACTACTAAACTAGAATTGAAGCAAGCAGACGAATTATATACCGCCGAGATCAAAGTCAACAGCGATCTATCTGTAGAGGTCAATGGTATTGAAGACGAGAAGGTGTCAGAAAGCGTCTACAATCACATGAGAGACGTAATTACTCACCGTAAACGCAACACCTTTGAAAATGCTCACGGTAAAAGCACTTTTACTCTAGGAGAAGAGGATGCTTCTGGCGCGGTGGAAATTTTGGTTAAAGGCGACTCTATGGGATCTAACTATAAGATTCGCGGTACAGAAATTTCTCAGGTTAGCCGTGTTATGGGACCAATGGCATTTGTGATTAACACCAATGAAAGCCTAGATACTGGAGAAGGGTATATTTCTACTGGTTACAACGCTATTTTCCGTGATTCTAAAACCAACGATCTAAAAGCTAAACGCGAGTTTAACGAAAGCTACGAAAAATTAGGTAAATATTACGTTCCTCAACATCAGGTGATTGAATCTATCGACCCTAATCAAGATACAATTACCACTGAATTTATCTTTTCTGAAAGCAAGTTGTTAGAACCTGCTGCGGTAGCATAA
- a CDS encoding NifU family protein, whose amino-acid sequence MALALTQDNVETVLDELRPYLMADGGNVELAEIEGPIVKLRLQGACGSCPSSAMTLKMGIERRLREKIPEIVEVEQVL is encoded by the coding sequence ATGGCATTAGCATTAACTCAAGATAACGTAGAAACCGTCTTAGACGAACTACGTCCATATTTAATGGCTGACGGCGGTAACGTCGAACTAGCCGAAATTGAAGGCCCAATTGTAAAATTAAGACTCCAGGGTGCTTGTGGATCTTGTCCTAGTTCAGCAATGACGCTCAAAATGGGTATCGAACGTCGTTTGAGAGAAAAAATTCCTGAAATTGTTGAAGTAGAACAAGTACTTTAA
- a CDS encoding sirohydrochlorin chelatase: MVNSLIQPNLNSLQLPALPYQRPLLAIGHGTRNDRGRQTFLDFVAIYQKLDTSRPVIPCFLELTKPTIQQGVEACVERGYTEITALPILLFAARHNKFDVTNELDRSRSPYPQINFSYGRHFGITPKIIELWRDRLAKLDQPEHNPRSIDRKDTVVLFVGRGSSDPDANGDVCKLARIIWEGSGYKTVETCFVGITHPRLEEGFRRAYMYQAKRVIVLPYFLFTGTLMEKIFNITAEQEEQHPEIDFACLPEMGIASQLLQVFREREIEAQLGQVAMNCEMCKFRLAAADEHGHGHGHGHGHGHDHHHGHHHDDNIDPYAKLEDYHQRIWKTP; the protein is encoded by the coding sequence ATGGTCAATTCTTTAATTCAACCAAATCTTAATTCTCTTCAACTGCCTGCTTTGCCTTACCAAAGACCCTTGCTGGCAATTGGTCACGGTACGAGAAACGATCGCGGCAGGCAGACTTTCTTAGATTTTGTGGCAATCTACCAAAAATTAGATACTTCTCGACCTGTAATTCCCTGTTTTCTGGAATTAACTAAACCCACAATTCAGCAGGGAGTAGAAGCCTGTGTCGAACGTGGTTATACAGAGATTACTGCTTTGCCAATATTGTTGTTTGCAGCCAGACACAATAAGTTTGACGTTACTAACGAACTAGATCGATCGCGATCGCCTTATCCTCAGATTAATTTTAGTTATGGTCGTCACTTTGGGATTACCCCGAAAATTATTGAACTGTGGCGCGATCGCCTGGCAAAATTAGACCAGCCAGAACATAATCCTCGTAGTATAGACCGTAAAGATACAGTAGTATTATTTGTGGGGCGAGGTTCTAGCGATCCTGATGCTAATGGTGATGTCTGTAAACTAGCGCGAATTATTTGGGAAGGAAGTGGCTACAAGACAGTGGAAACTTGTTTCGTCGGTATTACTCATCCTCGTTTAGAAGAAGGCTTTCGTCGAGCATATATGTATCAAGCAAAACGGGTAATTGTTTTGCCTTATTTCTTGTTTACGGGAACTTTGATGGAGAAAATCTTTAACATCACTGCTGAGCAAGAAGAACAGCATCCTGAGATTGATTTTGCCTGTTTACCCGAAATGGGAATTGCTTCTCAATTATTACAGGTATTTAGGGAACGAGAAATTGAGGCACAGTTAGGTCAAGTAGCAATGAACTGTGAAATGTGTAAGTTTCGTCTTGCAGCAGCAGATGAACATGGGCATGGACACGGACACGGACACGGACACGGACACGATCATCACCACGGACACCATCATGACGACAATATCGATCCTTATGCCAAGTTAGAAGATTATCATCAGCGTATTTGGAAAACACCTTAA
- a CDS encoding chlorophyll a/b-binding protein: protein MENQENKFGFTRFSELWNGRLAMLGFVAAMAVEYFTGQGILGQLGIM, encoded by the coding sequence ATGGAAAACCAAGAAAACAAATTCGGCTTTACTCGATTTTCAGAACTCTGGAACGGTCGTTTAGCTATGTTGGGCTTTGTTGCAGCTATGGCTGTTGAATATTTTACTGGTCAAGGAATTCTCGGTCAGTTAGGAATCATGTAA
- a CDS encoding superoxide dismutase — translation MAYELPSLPYDYTALEPLISKSTLEFHHDKHHAAYVSKYNDAVKDTEWDNKPIEEVIKAIAKDESKSGLFNNAAQAWNHTFYWHCMKPNASGTPTGELAKKIEADFGSFEQFIEAFKNAGATQFGSGWAWLVLDGDTLKVTKTLNADNPLTKEQIPLLTMDVWEHAYYLDYQNKRPDYIDNFIGKLVNWDFVAQNLAAA, via the coding sequence ATGGCTTACGAATTACCATCTCTTCCCTACGATTACACGGCATTAGAACCATTAATTTCTAAAAGCACTCTGGAGTTTCATCACGATAAACACCATGCTGCGTATGTCAGTAAGTACAATGACGCAGTTAAAGATACAGAATGGGATAACAAACCAATTGAAGAAGTTATTAAAGCAATAGCAAAAGATGAAAGTAAAAGCGGATTATTTAATAATGCTGCCCAAGCTTGGAATCATACTTTTTACTGGCACTGTATGAAACCTAACGCCAGCGGCACTCCTACTGGCGAATTAGCTAAAAAAATTGAGGCTGACTTTGGTAGTTTTGAGCAGTTTATCGAAGCTTTCAAAAATGCAGGTGCAACTCAGTTTGGTAGCGGTTGGGCTTGGTTAGTGCTAGATGGCGATACCCTCAAAGTTACTAAAACTCTTAATGCTGATAATCCTTTAACTAAAGAACAAATTCCCTTATTAACTATGGATGTTTGGGAACACGCTTATTATCTTGATTATCAAAATAAACGTCCTGATTATATTGATAATTTTATCGGTAAGCTAGTCAACTGGGATTTTGTCGCTCAAAATTTAGCTGCTGCATAG
- a CDS encoding orange carotenoid-binding protein, translating to MPFTIDSARNIFPDTLSADAVPALTARFNQLSAEDQLAWIWFAYLEMGKTITVAAPGAANMQFAEPTLDEIKKMNFQQQSQVMCDLANRADTPICRTYATWTANIKLGFWFRLGEWMEKGIVAPIPKGYKLSANANAVLQTLQGLDAGQQITVLRNTVLDMGFDISKMGSFQRVSEPVAPPTEMSKRTEVAIAGVTNQTVLNYMNLLNANDFDELIKLFISDSALQPPFKRPIVGQDAVLRFFKEECPNLKLAPERGVSEPAEDGYTQIKVTGKVQTPWFGAGVGMNMSWRFLLNSENKIFFVAIDLLASPKELLNLAG from the coding sequence ATGCCATTTACTATTGACTCAGCTCGTAACATATTTCCCGATACCTTATCTGCTGATGCCGTGCCAGCATTAACAGCTAGATTCAATCAGCTTAGTGCAGAAGACCAATTAGCATGGATTTGGTTTGCATATTTAGAGATGGGTAAAACTATTACAGTTGCTGCTCCTGGAGCTGCTAATATGCAATTTGCTGAGCCTACTCTTGATGAAATTAAGAAGATGAACTTCCAGCAACAGTCTCAAGTAATGTGCGATCTAGCGAATCGTGCAGACACTCCAATTTGCCGTACTTATGCTACTTGGACTGCCAACATTAAGCTAGGCTTTTGGTTTCGTTTGGGAGAATGGATGGAAAAGGGGATTGTTGCTCCTATTCCCAAAGGCTATAAGCTATCAGCCAATGCTAATGCTGTCTTGCAAACCCTCCAAGGGTTAGATGCGGGTCAACAAATTACGGTATTGAGAAATACAGTGCTAGATATGGGATTTGACATTTCTAAAATGGGAAGTTTCCAAAGAGTAAGTGAACCAGTTGCTCCTCCCACAGAAATGTCCAAGCGAACCGAAGTTGCTATTGCAGGGGTAACTAATCAGACTGTATTAAACTACATGAACTTGTTAAATGCTAATGATTTTGATGAATTGATTAAACTATTTATTTCCGATAGTGCATTGCAACCTCCTTTCAAAAGACCAATTGTTGGACAAGATGCGGTGTTGAGATTTTTCAAAGAGGAATGTCCTAATCTGAAATTAGCCCCAGAGCGTGGTGTTTCTGAACCGGCTGAAGATGGATACACTCAAATTAAAGTCACGGGAAAAGTGCAGACTCCTTGGTTTGGTGCTGGCGTTGGGATGAATATGTCCTGGAGATTTTTGCTTAATTCTGAAAACAAAATTTTCTTTGTGGCGATCGATCTTTTAGCATCTCCCAAAGAATTACTCAATTTAGCTGGTTAA